Proteins co-encoded in one Streptomyces roseochromogenus subsp. oscitans DS 12.976 genomic window:
- a CDS encoding GntR family transcriptional regulator, producing the protein MTSFAPDSIVLNRKLPLWYQVSQSLRASILGRSPEDPLRLPTEEQLAEHYGVSVLTMRQALKELEDEGLISRHRRRGTFIEPGVRRGAPVRLLGSVDAIVAQQSGMTTELLDHGPVPVPAGLAEYFPGLAEVAAYHRLRCDEKTGEPTNHAVNHIRPELAARIDLDDLVRWPMTKVLRDVVKADISRITDTVEARLADPETARLLQVPLLSPILHYTGVTYDAEGRVLDVAVIHYRGDRFSFTVTLDAT; encoded by the coding sequence GTGACCTCCTTCGCTCCGGATTCGATCGTCCTGAACCGCAAACTTCCGCTGTGGTACCAGGTGTCGCAGTCGCTGCGCGCCTCGATACTCGGCCGCTCCCCCGAGGACCCGTTGCGGCTGCCCACGGAGGAGCAGCTGGCGGAGCACTACGGCGTGAGTGTGCTGACGATGCGGCAGGCGCTGAAGGAGCTGGAGGACGAGGGGCTGATCAGCCGCCACCGGCGGCGCGGCACGTTCATCGAGCCCGGAGTGCGGCGCGGGGCGCCCGTGCGGCTGCTGGGCTCGGTGGACGCGATCGTGGCCCAGCAGTCCGGGATGACGACCGAGCTGCTGGACCACGGCCCGGTGCCCGTGCCGGCCGGGCTCGCCGAGTACTTCCCCGGCCTCGCGGAAGTGGCGGCGTACCACCGACTGCGCTGCGACGAGAAGACCGGCGAGCCGACCAACCACGCCGTCAACCACATCCGCCCCGAACTCGCCGCGCGCATCGACCTGGACGACCTGGTCCGCTGGCCCATGACCAAGGTGCTGCGGGACGTCGTCAAGGCGGACATCAGCCGGATCACGGACACGGTGGAGGCCCGTCTCGCCGACCCGGAGACCGCCCGCCTCCTCCAGGTACCGCTGCTCAGCCCGATCCTGCACTACACGGGCGTGACGTACGACGCCGAGGGCCGGGTGCTGGACGTGGCGGTGATCCACTACCGGGGGGACCGCTTCTCGTTCACGGTGACTCTGGATGCGACCTGA
- a CDS encoding type ISP restriction/modification enzyme: MPCVTFDDAPLLADLMPWSVAPLRPGRAWPTAPDAGSLKARWDALLKAEGPDREALFEPTRARTIGSAVGQLPGQSTGTERLARAEGPCAEPVRVLAAPFDEQWLIPDHRLIDTARPELWRVADAHQVFAVETGAEDDPLLVTSLLPTLRTGLIRPLYRRPGGMEPNLAPGLTAHLADRLGAAPAPADVLSWILAATGPGLTVPLTDDPAQWSAGVELGRRMLWLMRRDGERPKLPGGRRPYVRAPLPARPVTLSYDPEEEALHLDEGRVSPVPQEAWEYAVAGARVLESWFTARTAPPEPGTLTAIRPPVWPQTWTSELLELITVLALLAELRPQRAELKVTSAITATDLREAGVLPPPDASRSPASVLDHHEEGPEGQFALI, encoded by the coding sequence ATGCCCTGCGTGACGTTCGACGACGCTCCGCTGCTGGCGGACCTCATGCCGTGGTCCGTCGCACCGCTGCGACCGGGCCGCGCCTGGCCGACGGCACCCGACGCCGGCTCCCTGAAGGCGCGCTGGGACGCCCTGCTGAAGGCCGAAGGGCCGGACCGGGAGGCTCTGTTCGAGCCGACCCGCGCCCGCACGATCGGCTCGGCGGTGGGCCAGCTGCCCGGACAGTCCACCGGCACCGAGCGGCTGGCCCGCGCCGAGGGGCCCTGTGCGGAGCCCGTGCGCGTCCTCGCGGCCCCCTTCGACGAGCAGTGGCTGATCCCGGACCACCGGTTGATCGACACCGCCCGGCCGGAGTTGTGGCGGGTGGCGGACGCGCACCAGGTCTTCGCGGTGGAGACGGGAGCCGAGGACGACCCCCTGCTGGTCACCTCGCTGCTCCCCACCCTCCGCACAGGCCTCATCCGCCCGCTGTACCGACGCCCCGGCGGCATGGAACCCAACCTCGCGCCGGGCCTGACGGCCCACCTGGCCGACCGCCTGGGCGCCGCCCCCGCCCCGGCGGACGTCCTGTCCTGGATCCTCGCGGCCACCGGCCCCGGCCTCACCGTCCCGCTCACCGACGACCCCGCCCAGTGGTCGGCCGGTGTCGAACTGGGCCGCCGCATGCTGTGGCTGATGCGCCGCGACGGCGAGCGCCCCAAGCTGCCCGGCGGCCGCCGCCCCTACGTCCGCGCACCCTTGCCGGCCCGGCCCGTCACCCTCAGCTACGACCCCGAAGAGGAAGCTCTCCACCTGGACGAGGGCCGCGTCTCCCCCGTCCCGCAGGAAGCCTGGGAATACGCGGTGGCGGGTGCCCGGGTCCTGGAGTCCTGGTTCACGGCCCGCACGGCCCCGCCCGAGCCGGGCACCCTCACCGCGATCCGCCCGCCGGTCTGGCCCCAGACCTGGACCTCGGAACTGCTGGAACTGATCACGGTCCTGGCCCTGCTGGCCGAACTGCGCCCGCAGCGAGCCGAGTTGAAGGTGACGTCGGCGATCACGGCGACGGACCTGCGGGAGGCTGGGGTCCTCCCGCCCCCGGACGCATCCCGCAGCCCCGCCTCGGTCCTGGACCACCACGAAGAGGGCCCGGAGGGCCAGTTCGCGCTGATCTAG